A genomic stretch from Candidatus Dormiibacterota bacterium includes:
- a CDS encoding HigA family addiction module antitoxin — translation MAMPTKSASKIITRDPRWLGPAIPPGEILQEDFLAPLGIKQVDAARRLGVSLNRLNEIVLGKRAITADTALRLGRMLKTSPQFWMRLQADWDLHKAIARLKAS, via the coding sequence ATGGCCATGCCCACGAAGTCTGCATCGAAGATTATCACTAGGGATCCGCGGTGGTTGGGGCCGGCTATTCCGCCGGGCGAAATCCTTCAGGAAGATTTCCTGGCGCCGCTCGGCATCAAACAAGTTGATGCCGCGCGTCGTCTCGGGGTTTCCCTCAATCGCCTCAACGAAATCGTGTTGGGCAAGCGCGCGATTACCGCGGATACCGCACTTCGTCTCGGTCGCATGCTGAAGACGTCCCCGCAGTTTTGGATGCGCTTGCAAGCCGACTGGGATTTGCATAAGGCCA
- a CDS encoding type II toxin-antitoxin system RelE/ParE family toxin, with product MIQSFRDEASADLFRERDTRAARRIPRPLWRVAQRKMKALDAAARLDDLRVPAGNRLELLKGVYAGHYSIRVNDRYRMTFLWKDGHAHEVCIEDYH from the coding sequence GTGATTCAGTCTTTCCGTGATGAGGCGAGCGCCGATCTCTTCCGAGAGCGCGATACACGAGCCGCACGCCGGATTCCGCGTCCGCTATGGCGAGTTGCGCAGCGGAAGATGAAGGCGCTTGACGCAGCAGCGCGGCTGGACGACCTGAGAGTTCCCGCGGGAAACCGCCTCGAGCTGCTTAAGGGAGTTTACGCCGGACACTACAGTATACGCGTCAACGATCGGTACCGAATGACGTTCCTATGGAAGGATGGCCATGCCCACGAAGTCTGCATCGAAGATTATCACTAG
- a CDS encoding DUF29 domain-containing protein, with protein sequence MRQSKTDPDLYERDLAIWAQGQASAIREGRWMGVDVANLVEEIEDIGKSQHNELESRLSVLLMHLMKVELQPERDENPSWWSTVIEQQRRIRRLLAKSPSLRPQIAGVVGEEYPSVRKRVALEANVALESIPVRLPPRVERNLAIALEGGDFEGLADVLNMNIVRTRTHGTAH encoded by the coding sequence ATGCGTCAGTCCAAAACCGATCCCGATCTCTACGAACGCGATCTCGCGATCTGGGCCCAGGGCCAGGCCAGCGCGATCCGCGAGGGGCGCTGGATGGGTGTCGATGTCGCAAATCTCGTGGAGGAGATCGAGGACATCGGCAAATCCCAACACAACGAACTCGAGAGCCGCTTGAGCGTGTTGCTCATGCACCTGATGAAGGTCGAACTGCAGCCGGAGCGCGATGAGAATCCCTCATGGTGGTCAACGGTCATCGAGCAGCAAAGGCGAATTCGGCGCCTCCTCGCGAAATCGCCGTCACTGCGCCCTCAGATCGCAGGCGTAGTCGGCGAAGAGTATCCCTCCGTGCGTAAGCGCGTTGCGCTAGAGGCGAACGTTGCGCTGGAATCGATTCCGGTGCGGCTGCCGCCGCGGGTCGAGCGCAATCTCGCAATCGCGCTCGAGGGCGGCGACTTCGAGGGTTTGGCCGACGTTCTCAACATGAACATCGTTCGCACGAGGACGCATGGAACTGCGCATTGA
- a CDS encoding lysine 5,6-aminomutase subunit alpha, producing the protein MELRIDHNSVDRCRVFAREIVAPVEQYIASHSTRSVERAVLRLLGVDGVNADDAPLPNVLVDALSQFDLQSGAALTFGKALAQTRLEPAELARAIAAGEVTFASCAGVSDAAARAAVHGYVEKALAQIGGRRSEREALLERLPQLPPPLLYVIVASGNIYEDRTAAVAAAEAGAQIIAVIRSTGQSLLDYVPYGPTTEGFGGTYATQANFRIMRDALDEVSERLGRYVMLTNYASGLCMPEIAAMAAIERLDMLLNDSMYGILFRDINMRRTFVDQHFSRALNAYSGIIINTGEDNYLTTADAVEQAPAVLASQFINEAFAHGAGLPDEQIGLGDAYEIDPDLPDGFLFQLAQAQLARQVFPKAPLKYMPPTKHMTGDIFKGHLIDAMFNLTSVMTDQTIHLCGMLTEAIHTPFLSDRMLSLENARYVMNTARHLGDEIEIKPGGIVERRAAHVLRECETLLERVAEMGLTSAIEAAVFADVSRSPEGGRGLEGVFERGDGYWNPFE; encoded by the coding sequence ATGGAACTGCGCATTGACCATAACTCGGTGGACCGGTGTCGCGTCTTTGCGCGCGAGATCGTCGCGCCGGTCGAACAGTACATCGCGTCGCACTCCACGCGCTCCGTCGAGCGCGCGGTGCTGCGTCTGCTCGGCGTCGACGGCGTCAACGCCGACGACGCGCCGCTGCCCAACGTTCTCGTCGACGCGCTCTCGCAGTTCGATTTGCAGAGCGGCGCCGCGCTTACGTTCGGGAAGGCGCTCGCGCAGACGCGTCTAGAGCCTGCAGAGCTTGCGCGCGCGATTGCCGCAGGCGAGGTGACGTTTGCATCGTGCGCCGGCGTCTCCGACGCAGCGGCGCGAGCGGCCGTGCACGGGTACGTGGAGAAGGCGCTCGCGCAGATCGGCGGGCGGCGCTCCGAGCGCGAGGCGCTGCTCGAGCGCCTGCCGCAGCTCCCCCCGCCGCTGCTCTACGTCATCGTCGCGAGCGGCAACATCTACGAGGACCGCACGGCGGCCGTCGCCGCGGCGGAAGCCGGCGCGCAGATCATCGCGGTCATTCGCTCGACCGGCCAGTCGCTGCTCGATTACGTTCCGTACGGGCCGACGACGGAAGGCTTCGGCGGCACGTATGCCACGCAGGCGAACTTTCGCATCATGCGCGACGCGCTCGACGAGGTCTCGGAGAGACTCGGGCGCTACGTCATGCTCACGAACTACGCAAGCGGCCTGTGCATGCCGGAGATCGCCGCGATGGCGGCGATCGAGCGGCTCGACATGCTGCTCAACGATTCGATGTACGGCATTCTCTTCCGCGACATCAACATGCGCCGTACCTTCGTGGACCAGCACTTCAGCCGGGCGCTCAACGCGTATTCGGGAATCATCATCAACACCGGCGAAGACAACTACCTTACGACGGCCGATGCGGTGGAGCAGGCGCCGGCGGTGCTCGCCTCACAGTTCATCAACGAAGCCTTCGCCCACGGCGCCGGCTTGCCCGACGAACAGATCGGCCTCGGCGACGCGTACGAGATCGATCCCGATCTTCCCGACGGCTTTCTCTTCCAGCTCGCGCAGGCGCAGCTCGCGCGCCAAGTCTTCCCCAAGGCGCCGCTGAAGTACATGCCGCCGACCAAGCACATGACCGGCGACATCTTCAAGGGGCATCTCATCGACGCGATGTTCAATCTCACGTCGGTCATGACGGACCAGACGATTCACCTGTGCGGGATGCTGACCGAGGCGATTCACACGCCGTTTCTCTCCGATCGCATGCTCTCGCTCGAGAACGCGCGCTACGTGATGAATACCGCGCGGCACCTCGGCGACGAGATTGAGATCAAACCGGGCGGTATCGTCGAGCGGCGCGCGGCGCACGTGCTGCGCGAATGCGAAACATTGCTCGAGCGCGTCGCCGAGATGGGGCTCACCTCCGCGATCGAAGCCGCGGTTTTCGCGGACGTGTCGCGCTCGCCCGAAGGTGGACGCGGTTTGGAAGGCGTCTTCGAGCGCGGCGACGGGTACTGGAATCCGTTCGAGTAG